A single window of Desulfomicrobium macestii DNA harbors:
- a CDS encoding periplasmic heavy metal sensor: MKRTTSIAILAIFGIIVLSTLTFAGPMRGNGGMGGMGGAGDCTGRNMNPAIQQLPQEKQDQLKSILDEHRKDMAPMHNAMWEKHTLLKALSGNPNTKPETITALVGELSDLRVQMQTKREALQARVSKEIGIDLPMGFGMHDRRGKGGHGRGHGEFGQRGMGRGMNPGMNPGIGPDMVPAPNDAPATPGA, translated from the coding sequence ATGAAAAGAACGACAAGCATCGCAATCCTGGCCATTTTCGGCATCATCGTACTCAGCACCCTGACTTTCGCCGGCCCCATGCGCGGCAACGGCGGCATGGGTGGCATGGGCGGCGCCGGGGACTGCACGGGCCGGAACATGAACCCTGCCATCCAGCAATTGCCCCAGGAAAAGCAGGACCAGCTCAAGAGCATCCTGGACGAACACCGCAAGGACATGGCCCCCATGCACAACGCCATGTGGGAGAAGCACACCCTGCTCAAGGCCCTGTCCGGCAACCCCAACACCAAGCCTGAAACCATCACCGCCCTGGTCGGCGAATTGAGCGACCTGCGCGTCCAGATGCAGACCAAGCGCGAAGCCCTGCAGGCCAGGGTGAGCAAGGAAATCGGCATCGACCTGCCCATGGGTTTTGGCATGCATGACCGCCGGGGCAAGGGCGGACATGGCCGTGGCCACGGTGAATTCGGCCAGCGCGGCATGGGCCGGGGCATGAATCCCGGCATGAATCCTGGCATAGGTCCGGACATGGTGCCAGCCCCGAACGACGCTCCCGCCACTCCGGGCGCATAA